TTGACTTTTTAGCTCATCCGGATTTATTTATGGCGAGGTATCCTGAGTGGGATAGTCACTGTAAAATAGTGACAGAGGATATCCTGGCCTCATGCAGAAAACATGATATGCCAATAGAGTATAATGCCAACGGTCTCAGATACGATACCAGAGACTATCCTAATAATAATTTTTGGGAGTATGTAGCGGATAATTACAGGGATATAAAAGTAATAGTTAACTCAGATACACATTCTCCAGAAGCTTTAGATGATGAATTCGTAAGTTTGGCTAAAAAGAGAGTAAAAGAAATGGGTCTTAACCATATAGAGCTGCTTCAGACTAGAAAAAAAAAGCAACGTGACGTTGCATCCAGATAGGCATAATCTAGAGTTTTATAATTTTCTAGATAATAAAAAAGCTATTTATTATACTTTTAAAGTATCATAAATAGCTTTTTTTAATGTTGGTTCTTTATTTTTTTCACCACCGTAGATTCGCCTTCCCCCTCTCTTTACCCACATTTCAGATCTGCTCAGTTGAGCAGATTCTGAATACTCGTGGATCGAGGGAGGACTAAAGGGGGCGTTCTTGGGGTGAGTTTATCTGGAATTGATTTACTCAGTAAATATACTATTTATTTATGTATTTTAGAAGTTTATCCTCTATTAGATTAGTTTCTTTAAGATTCTTTCGAAAACTTTCATCTTCTACTAAATCAACTAAAGCTTTTAGCAAAGCACTATGAAGCAAAACATCTTTTTTTTCATATGATCTATTAATATACTCTATCGTTGTATTTATATTTGAAAGAATTTTAAATATTTCACTGAGTTTTTGTATTTCAACAGAATTTAAACCCGCTTTTTCTAATAAAATTAAATCCTTATATTTTATTTCATTATATTCTAATGGTAAAATAGTGGTGGTATTTTCTATAAGTTCTTTTCTTTTCGGCATAGACTCTATTATTGAGCTTATATCATTTAATTCTTGAATTAATGTAATAGCTAGTGTTCGAGTTTTTTTTTCTTCATTTTTTTCCCTAAAATGATTTCCTATTGAAAAACTTAAAATAGAACCCAGAATTACAACTACCACTTTCAAAATAAGAGTTGAGTAAAACTTACTCTTTTTTATATCTTTAATTTCACCTTTTTCTTTATCTTTAACTTCCATCTAAAACAACTCTCCTTTAAATATTCTCTGCATAATAGAATTAAAAATTTTCTTTACTTACACTAAACACTCTTCTATTTTCTTCTTTTTTAATTATTTTTCTCACCACAGAATCTCCTCCCCCTCTCTTTACCCACATTTTAAAATCTACTCAATTGAGTAGATTTTGAATACTCGTGGATCGAGGGAGGAAACAAAGGAGGGAGTTCCAATTATCCCCACAGTATCGATCTCCCCTCTCTTTACCCACCACAGAATCACTAATATTCTTGCTTTGTTACTACAACCTAAGAGGATAGAGGGTTTTAGTGAGAGGATATTTTTGAATTGCAAGATTGAATTTTTTTATTCGTCTTTATCAAATTTTAATTTTGACAATTGATTTGGATTAAGATATGAAATTAAACCTTCTATCCCATCCTTTTTTCTCTCTTTAAAATTTAACTCTTTCATTCTGTTAATAGGAGTTAAGTCAATTATTTTATCAAAGAGCTGTTTTTTCATAATTTTTTTACCAAAACCTTCTGAGCTAAGTTTTACTATTCCTAAAAATTCCATATACCTTTTAAATGTTCTAAGGCTATAAATATTATTAAATTGATCTTCTCTTGTTTTAGTACAATTGTTTTTAGTTTTTAAAGGCAATAAAACCATGGGAAAGGCAAGTACTATTTTTTCAGAATAAAATGTTGTATCTCTCAAAGTATTTCCATATTTATTAATTAGGTAATATGTATACGAAGCAATTTCTCCTAGCCTCAATGATTCATCATATCCATCAAGATAACCCCAATTATATCCATTGGTAAAAGTCATCATGACTTCTCTAAAAAAAGCTCTTTTATCTCCCATAATTTTTTTTCCAATCATTGTCAATGATAATATATTTTTTCTTATCTTTGTAAATTTACATATTTCTGATATGACCCTCGCAACTACTACACCCTCGCTATCCCATTCATTTCTTAAAGTAGAAATCCCATCTTCTATTAACCCCTCTTTTATTTCATTATTATGATAAAGTTCTTTTACATATTTGGGAGGTAAATTTCCTATTTTAGTTAACCTTATTTCCCCTTCCTTTTTTAAAATTTCTAAATAATCATTTATCATTTTAAATATTGGAACTTCTAACATTATTTTTTCATCAATAGTTTCTTTTAATCTGACCATTCCATTATCAAGAAAAGTATTATAGGTCATCATATTCACTATGTTTTTTTCCAATAAATCATATTCTTCAACTGGAATAATTCCTGGATCAATATTATTATAATTTGATTTCTTTTTAAATTTGATTTTTCTTACCAATGTGATCACTTCCTTTTTTCTTTTTTTCTCCTCAATAGTCTCATTTTCCCCTCTCTTTACCCACATTTTAGAATCTACTCAATTGAGTAAATTCTGAATACTCGTGGATCGAGGGAGGAAACAAAGGAGGGAGTTCTATCCCTTCTTCACAAATACCGACTTCTCATTGGAATAGATCACCAGTCCGGGTTTTGCTCCCTTTATTTTTTTCACATATTTTTTCAGACAGTAATCTATCCGGATGGTCTCTCCCTGCCCCACTTTGGAATGCTGGCTGGCAAGCTCCCCTACTTTATAGAGGGTTTCCTCGGATATCTCCTCCCCGTTGGTTTTCACTATGAGATGACTCCCGGGAACGTCTTTTGCATGAAACCAGAGGTCGTGCCTGTCTCCTATTTTAAATGTCACATATTCATTTTCTATATTATTTCTTCCGTAATATACCGTGAATCCGTCTATCTCCGCTGTAGGAGGTGTGATCTTGGCTATCTTTTTCTTCTTCTTTGTCTTGATTATCTTTTTAAGATACTTATTGGCTATGAGCTCCTCCTCAATCCCTTCCAGGGTTTTCTTGTCCTGGGCGTGGTTTATAAAAGATAAAATAGATTCTAAATATATGATCTCGGATTTTATAGTCTCCAGCCTTTCAACGCTATGCTGGTATCCCCTTTTATGCTTGTTGTAGAGGTTATAGTAATTATCCAAATTTTCATTGGAACTCTTTTGAGGATTTAAAGCTATCTCTATATTGCAATTTTCATAAAAATCATAGAGGGTAACACTCTTTTCATATCCTTTCAATGAATACAGGTTGGCTGCCAGGATATCTCCTATTTTTTTATATTTTTCATAGGTGGAATATTTTTCTATATCCCTGTTTATATTTTTTATAGTTTTTTTATTTTTTTTCAGTTCCTTCTCTGCTACCTTAGCCAGAGTTCTTTTCTGATTGTTGAATTGTTCCGAATTTAATGTCTCCAATATATAGGTATCTATCATCCCGTTGATCGATTCAAATTTCACCTCTTCATACCCCGCTAAAGGAAGGTTAACTATGGTCCCGTACTTGATAATTCCATTTTCTTTATAGAGGGTAGGAGATGCAGACTCATTTATAAGTTCATAAAATTTACTGTAATCGGTCATATATTTGGCAGTGAGTTTTCCCATCCCATCTATATTTTGAATCAGTGTATTTTCAGCCAGATAATTGTCAAATTCCTCCTTGGATACGTCTTCAGGAGATGTTTTTTCGGTAATGATCGGGAATTGATATCTGGCTCCTCCCATGAGGAGTCTCAACTTATTTTCCTCTATGGAAAACTTTTTCAACAGGTCTAAGATCATCCAGTCATCATCCACCAAAATAATATTACTGTGTTTTCCCATAATTTCAACGATCAATTTAACTTTCTGTTTTACCCCTAATTCGTTGACCTTTTCAAAGGACAGAAGTAATATCCTGTCATTTTTATACTGCTCTACCCCTGTTAAAATTGCACCTACCAGATATTTTCTGAGGGACAGGGAAAAACTCATAGGTTTATCGGGAGCCACCTCTTTTTTTGTGGCTATATAACATATAGGCAGATTAGGAGTAGCTGAGACATATAAGTTTAGTTTTCCTAAAAATACGGATAAGCTCAGTGGTGAATATTGAAATATTTTAGTTACCTTTCTGCCTTTTAACGTTTCATCTAACTCATCTTTTAATTTACTCAGGGATATCCCGTCTATATATAACATAATTCTCACTCCTTTTTTCGCAATATCCTATGTTTACAAAGTAAACTAATAGTATATTGGTGATCCCCTTTACGGGTGTTTTTTCCCTCTAATTTTTTAAAATTCTAATGTTTGCAAGCTATAAGAATAATTAATAACCCCTAACCTTCACAAAATTAAAATATTTTTCATTCACTAACTGCACATATCTAGACTAAAAATAAACTATAGAACACGGATGACGCGGATCTAATAGATTATCATAGATCTCTTCTTTTAGGTTTTAAAACCTAAAAATTTAAACTATCTGCGGTAATCTGTATTTTATCTGTGTATGCTGCAAGCATCAGCGTTCTATTTTTTCTGGGTTAATGTGTCTATTGGCGGTTCAGTATTTTTGGTGTTAATTGGTGGCTAAATTTTTATTCTATCAAAAATAGGAGGAAGGTTTCCCCTCCCTCCTAATATTATTTTCTTATATATCTTTTTTTACTACTACTAAGTTTTTAGCATCTATGGTATTTATCTCTACCACTTCACCATCGGGAGTTTTTATAGCAATTACCCTGTGGGAATTAGATATTATTTTCAACTCTGTATATAATTTTATACCCATCCCGGCAAAGAAATTTTTAATCACAGGAGTTCCTTTGACATCTAAAACACTTACAGAATCCCCCTCTAAGAAATTAGTGATAACATCTGGTTTGAAAAATTCCACCTGGTTTTTAAGATTTTCCAATATTTGATTAAATACTGTAGTAAATATTTCTAAATTTTCAGTTTCTATATTCTTTGTAATACTCGAAATTATCATTTTATGAAAGTTATTGTGATAAGTAAGTGCATCCTCACCTTTTTTCGATAGGGAAACAAAAACTTTTCTCCTGTCATTGTCCGATCTTTTTCTGGTTATAAATCCCTTATTGGACAATTTATTGATGGCAACTGTAGCAGTTCCCATGGTAATACCTAATTTATCCGATAAATTATTCATAGATAATGAGTGGTTCCCGATAGCCTCTATAACATGAAGCTCTGTGGTAGTCAAACATTTGATCCCTTGTTTAAGTGCTAGTGATTCCGTTTCATAAAAAAGCTTAGTGAAATCTTCTATTACCGTATTAACTCTTTCTAAAGACATCTGGCCTCCTTAACCTTTTAATTTTTCTATTTGTTCCTTGTAATCCCCGCCAAATACGAAAGATCC
This portion of the Psychrilyobacter piezotolerans genome encodes:
- a CDS encoding MarR family winged helix-turn-helix transcriptional regulator — its product is MSLERVNTVIEDFTKLFYETESLALKQGIKCLTTTELHVIEAIGNHSLSMNNLSDKLGITMGTATVAINKLSNKGFITRKRSDNDRRKVFVSLSKKGEDALTYHNNFHKMIISSITKNIETENLEIFTTVFNQILENLKNQVEFFKPDVITNFLEGDSVSVLDVKGTPVIKNFFAGMGIKLYTELKIISNSHRVIAIKTPDGEVVEINTIDAKNLVVVKKDI
- a CDS encoding Rqc2 family fibronectin-binding protein; translation: MLYIDGISLSKLKDELDETLKGRKVTKIFQYSPLSLSVFLGKLNLYVSATPNLPICYIATKKEVAPDKPMSFSLSLRKYLVGAILTGVEQYKNDRILLLSFEKVNELGVKQKVKLIVEIMGKHSNIILVDDDWMILDLLKKFSIEENKLRLLMGGARYQFPIITEKTSPEDVSKEEFDNYLAENTLIQNIDGMGKLTAKYMTDYSKFYELINESASPTLYKENGIIKYGTIVNLPLAGYEEVKFESINGMIDTYILETLNSEQFNNQKRTLAKVAEKELKKNKKTIKNINRDIEKYSTYEKYKKIGDILAANLYSLKGYEKSVTLYDFYENCNIEIALNPQKSSNENLDNYYNLYNKHKRGYQHSVERLETIKSEIIYLESILSFINHAQDKKTLEGIEEELIANKYLKKIIKTKKKKKIAKITPPTAEIDGFTVYYGRNNIENEYVTFKIGDRHDLWFHAKDVPGSHLIVKTNGEEISEETLYKVGELASQHSKVGQGETIRIDYCLKKYVKKIKGAKPGLVIYSNEKSVFVKKG